Proteins from a genomic interval of bacterium YEK0313:
- the mshA_4 gene encoding D-inositol-3-phosphate glycosyltransferase produces the protein MTSTIERPAFLYWGRRGPMLRLARDLADAARAADIDCLVSLSRQNAGTGDFADLGDRLVAVSTFDRGIGALTRLGALPAAWRELKAGLARGRADAAIVLMPHVWTPLIARPVQRLGLPYGVIIHDARPHPGDRTALVTRWLLRDAFLADRVFTLSGAVADDLVRIGVAPERIVRLFHPDLHYAGAPDPIGSAAAAGADGRGGGCQAGRPLRVLFFGRILAYKGLPLFLDALERLAAAGVPVEASLVGEGEIGPEAGRLARLGVDVVNRWVDDTEIAAIFRRHDVVALTYTEASQSGVVSAAAAQGVPAVVTPVGGLVEQVADGTTGLVASAVTGDAVAAALARLAGDRPLLGHLRQELAAAAEARSSRRFLRDLLAGFAG, from the coding sequence ATGACCAGCACGATCGAGCGGCCCGCCTTTCTCTATTGGGGCCGGCGCGGGCCCATGCTGCGCCTCGCGCGTGATCTTGCCGATGCCGCGCGGGCTGCCGATATCGACTGCCTGGTGTCGCTGTCGCGGCAGAATGCCGGCACGGGCGATTTTGCCGATCTGGGCGACCGGCTCGTCGCCGTCTCCACCTTCGATCGCGGCATTGGCGCGCTCACCCGGCTCGGCGCCTTGCCCGCGGCCTGGCGTGAATTGAAGGCGGGCCTCGCGCGGGGGCGCGCGGACGCGGCCATCGTGCTCATGCCCCATGTCTGGACGCCGCTCATCGCGCGGCCGGTGCAGCGGCTCGGCCTGCCCTATGGCGTCATCATTCACGACGCCCGGCCGCATCCGGGCGACCGCACGGCGCTTGTCACCCGCTGGCTGCTGCGCGATGCCTTCCTGGCCGATCGCGTCTTCACCCTGTCGGGCGCGGTGGCCGACGATCTCGTCCGGATTGGCGTCGCGCCCGAACGCATCGTGCGGTTGTTCCACCCCGATCTCCATTATGCCGGCGCGCCCGATCCGATCGGCTCGGCCGCCGCCGCTGGCGCGGATGGGCGTGGCGGCGGGTGCCAGGCCGGCCGGCCGCTGCGCGTGCTCTTCTTCGGCCGGATCCTCGCCTATAAGGGGCTGCCGCTCTTCCTCGACGCGCTCGAGCGCCTCGCCGCCGCCGGCGTGCCGGTGGAGGCGAGCCTGGTCGGGGAGGGGGAGATCGGCCCGGAGGCGGGCCGGCTCGCACGCCTCGGCGTCGACGTCGTCAACCGCTGGGTCGACGATACCGAGATCGCCGCCATTTTCCGGCGCCACGACGTGGTGGCGCTCACCTACACGGAGGCGAGCCAGTCCGGCGTCGTCTCGGCCGCCGCGGCGCAGGGCGTGCCGGCGGTGGTGACGCCGGTCGGCGGCCTCGTCGAGCAGGTGGCGGACGGCACGACCGGCCTCGTCGCTTCCGCCGTCACCGGCGATGCGGTCGCCGCCGCGCTTGCGCGCCTAGCCGGCGATCGGCCGCTCCTTGGCCATCTCCGGCAGGAACTCGCCGCAGCCGCCGAGGCCCGCTCCTCGCGCCGCTTCCTCCGCGACCTCCTGGCCGGCTTTGCCGGCTGA